Genomic segment of Drosophila simulans strain w501 chromosome 2R, Prin_Dsim_3.1, whole genome shotgun sequence:
CAAAATGCAGGTAAGTGAAGTTCGCTTCTAGGGAATATCCCGAAACTGACTAATTGCTTTTCACGAAATTCCAGAATGAGATGCATTTGTGTGCGGCCAAGTGCTGCCAGGATGGAACCTCCAGCGTGGACAGTGTCCAGAGATGTGTGGATCGATGCTCCGCGCCCATGACGAGGGCACAGAACTACGTTCAACACGAATTGGGCGAATTCCAAGGCAGACTGCAGCGTTGCGTCATGGTTAGTATAAATTGCACCCACTTGTTGCACTGGTGGCTCTAGGGATATTTCACATACTCCACCTTCGCAGCAATGCAACGACGATGTGAAGGTGAAAATGCCGCCCAATCCCAATGAGGATCAGATAGCCAAGTACACTGACCAATTCGAGCGCTGTGCCATCCAGTGTGTGGACAAACATGTGGGCCTCATTCCCGGCATGATGAAGACCATGAAGGCTGTGCTCTCCAAGGGACCCGAGAGCATTCCCCAAGTCTAGCTCAACCTGCATTTACATCATAATTAGTTGTTGAACTCGTTTATTTTATAACCGTGCAATGAGTCCCACCTCTGGAGTCATTTCAAATTTTGCTTTTAAGAATACAGAACAAAAATTACCTTATTAATTGTTGAAAGTCTTAAGTAGCAACCACTAACTGTTGTGCTAACAATATTTGGAAGAATGTCATGTTTTGCCAtcagttaaaaaaataaacatactTTGTACACCGAAAACTGTCAATTCAACATTTAGTTTTGTTCTTTCGAAATTgttcaaattttaaattgaaatggtGGAGCAACAGAAAAAGCGCTTGGAGGGCGCCATCAGCGACATGATCGAGGACATGTACCGCACACACTTGCGCAGAATGCAGGTGAGTGTGTGGCCTCCACTTGCCTACTATGCATTTCCGGTAAGAACGATGTTTCCAAGTCTACGATGCACCGCTGTGCCGCCCGCTGCTGCGACGATGATCGTGGGACGCTGGAGAGCGTACAGAACTGCATCGAGAAGTGCGCCGGCCCGCTGATGGATGCCCAGGATTTCCTGCAGCACGAGCTGGGCCAGTTCCAGAATCGACTTCAAAACTGCGTCAGGGTAGGAGCTTAAACTCAAATTATAAATGCTTTGTATTGGAGTGAGATATCCTTTCTTTAATACGATTGCCAATCCGCAGGATTGCAACAGCGATGCGCGGTCCCAACTGCCGAGCAATCCGAGTGACCGGGACATGTCCCGATCCCAACACATGTTTGAGAGTTGCACGAACACCTGTGTGGACAAACACATAAACCTGATACCTGGTCTGCTCAAGTCGATCAAGCAAACTCTGGACAGGGGTCCGCCGAAAAGATCACGCAACATGGATGCCTAACGGGGATGCAATTCAGGATCTGGTGGCATTAAAAAGCACGTCCAGGCAGTTGTCAATGGTTCacttatttattgaatatttttggtaCAGCTAACACTTAAAGTACACTAATCGCAACTGTGATCCGGGATAGccaatggaatggaatgagAAGTTATCAGCGCCAACGTGGCCCTTGCTCGCCATATTTGATAGCTCAGCTCCCGGATCTTCTTAGGCCCTAGCTCATTAAATATCTAGTAATAAAGATTCTTAGTAATATGCAACAATACGAGAGGCTATATTTTGAGGATCTTGATGGATCTACTGCTCGTTCTGCTTCGTCCTCACGCCGTACTTGCTCCAGAAGGTGACCTTGGCGGTGGTCTTCTTCAGGTTGTCCTGGAATACGGAGCACGTGTCGAAGGGTGGACAGTAAAGGTGAAGGGAGACGGAGGTGTCCGAATGGCTGGGGTTCTCCACGCGATGAAGGCCCAGATTGTCTATGGataacaaaacgaaaaaaaaacagtaagTATAGGAATACCCAATTTTTCAAGTTTCTAGTTTCCTCACCATTTATGTAGGCCACATCATTGACGGCGATTGGTGTCTCCCCAATCTCCACCAGCTCTCGGCTATCGATCTCGCCATCGGGATGATGGGACCGGCCGTTGTCCCTGGCAGATCTATTGGGATACTCATAGCGCTTCTCGCGCAGATCACCCTTCAGCATCTTCATAAAGCAATGGGAATCGGCATGGTCGTGCACCGAGGAGCCGTGTCCTTCGCCCCAGCACAGAATCAGCAGATTGAACTTTCCATTGCCAGCATCCACGAGGTTCCGCGTGTAGGTGTAACGATCGAACTTGGCATATTTGCGCCACTCCCGCGGATTGGACTTGTAGCTGAGCATAAGGTGATTTACCATCTCGATGTTAACATAATTGGACTCGAATTCCCGGTGAAGGGCGGCCACCAAGTCCGATAGGGAATTCACCTCCGGTCCGTATTTCAGGGGTTTCTCCAGCGCCTGATAGTAGCTGGTGGCCTGACGCAGGTACTTCTCCTGGTCAACCTGCTCAATCTCGGAGTCGATCTTGGACAGGGCCATTTTGGGTTTGCTCTGATTGACCTAGGTTGCGAAAAGGGAAGCGGAAGTTATATTGGTGGTGCATCAGTTGAGGCTGAAGGGCGTGGAAAACTACCTATAAAGTCTACAAAGATCACTGCTCAATTGATTTAGATGAATTACGTTGTAAAGTCGATGATCGCTGATAATAGCtattggtatatatatatatgaatattccGATTCGTTGCTGTTGCAAATGATTGAATTGTTTGGTCTGACCGCACACGCTCCACCTCGGATCGCAAAATTCGAACTGAATTCTGGAGATTTCGCTCTCCTGTCCAGGCTGCATAATCAGCTCGGATCGGACGCAAATCGGAGGCGCAAGTCCaaagcaataacaaaaacaagaagtCGCCGGCGATAACCGTCCATCCAACTTATCAATAGCAGATTTTGCCAATACCCTCGGCTAGGCTATATACACGTATTTCTAAGTAGATGATAGATCGAATGTTGCCAGGAGGGGCTCAACAGATGTGCCTGAATTTGTGACAAGAGGTTAACGGCGATCTAATGGGATcgtttggcaaataaaaaacaaatttattccACAATATATTCTCgagccgaaaaaaaatatttgggcGATACGGGCATGGTCACTGATACGCTAATACACCAATTGATAACTGATAGCTGGTTGAATCTGGATGCTGACGCATTTGCTTTCAAGTTCTGCGGGCGTTACCAGCAGGGATTTTCCCTCAAATTCATTGAGAAAAAGAACCGTGACTTTCTCTAGTTTTGGAATATGGTTAACGGTTAACCGAAACACTTCAAGATACTTTTTGTTTCGAAATATGATTGCCTACTTTCAGGTTCGTTGGAGATTTCTCTTAATTGCCTGCCATTTGTCAGCAAATCAGTTGAGTCTTTGTTACTCAGGAAGTAAATTAGTGACTAACACAATGACCTTACTTTCTCCATTAAATGCtgaacaaagaaaaaaaagggttcTTCCATTGTTTCTCCTAACACGATATGAATTAAactcataaattaattatataactTCAGGTGAAAACtcgaaataaagaaaacactTCAACTTGAGTGTCAACTTGCATTAAAAGTAATAACTTTTTTACGATCCACATGCAGTGTTGTTAAATCTTTTCCCCTTGGTGCCACATGAAGGCATTTCGTTTTggtatttgaaaaatgttttgcaatggccaaaaagcatAAACTGCCAAGCTGGCAGCCAACTTTCGCAACAGGTTAAGGCCAATAGCAAAGTCATAGCAAAAACTAAAAGCTGCGAACTGCcatttgtgtaaatattatgCGAACAAATAGCTTGGAAAATTGGTGAAAAGTCGCTGCCAATTTTCGAAACAGTTCAACAAACTACAATTAAAGTTTGATTTTCTGATTTTCGTACAGTTTCAGCAAGGAAAGTGATTTGAAGGACAAAGGACTTACCATTTTGTTTGAATTGTTGGAATTTCTCTCTTAGCTATGGCAActgaataatattttttgaactTGAAATTCACTTTTTAAAAACACTTTTGATTTCAGGACTTGGTATTGCACTTTTTCGACTTTTCACTAGGTAGTTGCCACTTGGATGCGCGTCGCCGAGCTTATGTGCCCGTTTTGGGTATCTTTCACCAATTTATGAAgatcttggccagcaaacCCCGGTTAACCACTCAAAACGCAATTCGAGTGACAAAAAGCGACGCTGGCAGAGGCATCGCAGCTCGAATGGCATTTTGAGCGCTTTTTGGGGCGGCGAGCCAAACTCAAAGCGGCTTCACGCGCTCCAACttggcttgttgttgtttgctcaGTTGGCCAGGCCCGAAATTTATGctaccaccactaccaccaccgCCATGTCGATCCGAGGTTGAGCGGCCAGATATATTTCAATACATTTCTCCCCCAATCCAACTATTAATTATGGAGTCgtgccgttttttttttcttctttctcgGCCGATCTTCTttcttgtttgcttttctggCCAAGAGAAATGGCCGGGAGCCTTTTGTCATAGCTAGTGGATGGAATTCTCTAGCTCCATTTTGGCCTGGGGTCAAAATGATGAAAGGCTGAATCGCTTGGAAACGCACACGAATTGTGTGTCAAGTACTGGTTGCCAATATTTGTTCAGCTCAAAACACTTGGCCTAAAACCATTTTGATATATTAGAGTggtaaatttttattaaaaccatttaatgaaaatgtcgaacattttatatatcttgactaaaaatataattttagctttatatatttctttaaaatataacaattgTGAGCGTATTTCTAGGATGTCATCTATTTTTACCCAGATATCATCGCCAAATTAACATATGCGATGGGTTCGCGGCTTTCTAACCAGGTTTATTCAACTTTGAACTATTCTTTTCGCATACCTGGCCCACTAtgtaaatcatttgcatattccCAAAACCATTTTATACGAACATTCATCTTTGTTTGCGTGTTTTCGCCTTGAATAATGCAGCTAATAACAAATTCAATGACCGATCCggaattgaaaacaatattttggTATTTGTCAACCACAAAAATGGGAATTCTCAGATCAGAACAATATTTTCGCCTATAAATGAGTGCTCTTATCAGCAGAAACACGTTTtgtacaaacaaacaaaggttAAAGGCTGCGACTTGTAAAT
This window contains:
- the LOC6735141 gene encoding protein FAM136A yields the protein MVEQQKKRLEGAISDMIEDMYRTHLRRMQSTMHRCAARCCDDDRGTLESVQNCIEKCAGPLMDAQDFLQHELGQFQNRLQNCVRDCNSDARSQLPSNPSDRDMSRSQHMFESCTNTCVDKHINLIPGLLKSIKQTLDRGPPKRSRNMDA
- the LOC6735140 gene encoding protein FAM136A; amino-acid sequence: MIQQQRQKIEAAVTEMIDDMDKTHLRKMQNEMHLCAAKCCQDGTSSVDSVQRCVDRCSAPMTRAQNYVQHELGEFQGRLQRCVMQCNDDVKVKMPPNPNEDQIAKYTDQFERCAIQCVDKHVGLIPGMMKTMKAVLSKGPESIPQV
- the LOC6735142 gene encoding cysteine dioxygenase type 1 — its product is MVNQSKPKMALSKIDSEIEQVDQEKYLRQATSYYQALEKPLKYGPEVNSLSDLVAALHREFESNYVNIEMVNHLMLSYKSNPREWRKYAKFDRYTYTRNLVDAGNGKFNLLILCWGEGHGSSVHDHADSHCFMKMLKGDLREKRYEYPNRSARDNGRSHHPDGEIDSRELVEIGETPIAVNDVAYINDNLGLHRVENPSHSDTSVSLHLYCPPFDTCSVFQDNLKKTTAKVTFWSKYGVRTKQNEQ